A window from Shewanella livingstonensis encodes these proteins:
- a CDS encoding FixH family protein yields the protein MSDQLPWYKQFWPWFLIILPMCAVIASLTTLKIALDNSDSLVAEDYYKEGKAINMDLRKIKYAQQIGMKFLVTVADQELKITQQGGPEYRAALNVQFYHPTIEEKDFSLNATADANYVYHIPLDAAITGPWEVRIEGFDAKWRIQQRIDIKDDVEYWLN from the coding sequence ATGTCGGATCAACTCCCTTGGTATAAGCAGTTTTGGCCATGGTTTTTAATCATTTTGCCAATGTGTGCGGTTATCGCTAGTTTAACTACATTAAAGATTGCTTTAGATAATTCAGACTCATTAGTTGCTGAAGATTATTATAAAGAAGGTAAAGCCATTAACATGGATTTGCGTAAGATAAAATACGCTCAACAAATTGGCATGAAATTTTTAGTGACTGTTGCCGATCAAGAATTAAAAATCACTCAACAAGGTGGTCCTGAATATCGTGCTGCATTGAATGTTCAGTTTTATCATCCGACGATTGAAGAAAAAGATTTCAGCTTAAATGCCACAGCAGACGCTAATTATGTTTATCACATCCCATTAGATGCTGCGATTACCGGCCCTTGGGAAGTGCGCATAGAAGGATTTGATGCTAAGTGGCGTATACAACAACGTATTGATATTAAAGATGACGTTGAATATTGGCTAAATTAA
- the ccoP gene encoding cytochrome-c oxidase, cbb3-type subunit III: protein MSNFWSIWISVLTIVVIAGCFILLKLVNNNYTGVEEGKSMGHSFDGIEELNNPLPKWWAYMFYLTIVFGVIYLALYPGLGNYKGLFGWTSSNQSIGTDKGIKVDSAAALEAAKNENRLSQYDREVAHADEKYGPIFAAYLATPLEELVKDPEALKVGGRLFLQNCSQCHGSDARGSKGFPNLTDDDWLYGGDLATIKTTLMNGRNGMMPPKGGLPIEDSEIKGLAEYVIKLSGGEHDEALAAQGQGSFMKGCFACHGMDAKGNKFMGSPNLTDNVWLYGGSRGVIAESIINGRAGVMPAWKDILGEEKVHVITAYVYSLSNK from the coding sequence ATGAGTAACTTCTGGAGCATTTGGATTTCTGTACTGACGATTGTGGTCATTGCTGGTTGTTTTATCCTTCTTAAACTGGTTAATAATAATTACACCGGTGTAGAAGAAGGTAAATCAATGGGCCACAGTTTTGATGGTATTGAAGAACTGAACAACCCACTACCAAAGTGGTGGGCGTACATGTTCTATTTAACCATCGTATTCGGTGTGATCTATTTAGCTCTATATCCAGGCCTAGGTAACTACAAAGGTCTGTTTGGTTGGACAAGCTCTAACCAAAGTATTGGTACTGACAAAGGCATTAAAGTTGACTCAGCTGCAGCGCTTGAAGCAGCAAAAAATGAAAACCGTTTGTCTCAGTATGACCGCGAAGTGGCTCATGCTGACGAAAAATACGGTCCAATTTTTGCGGCCTATTTAGCGACTCCGTTAGAAGAGTTAGTGAAAGATCCTGAAGCATTAAAAGTGGGCGGACGTTTATTTTTACAAAACTGCTCACAATGTCATGGTTCTGATGCTCGTGGTTCTAAGGGCTTCCCTAACCTTACTGATGACGATTGGTTATATGGTGGTGATTTAGCCACGATTAAAACTACTCTGATGAACGGTCGTAACGGCATGATGCCGCCAAAAGGTGGTTTACCTATCGAAGACAGCGAGATTAAAGGTCTAGCTGAATACGTGATAAAACTATCTGGTGGTGAACATGACGAAGCGTTAGCTGCTCAAGGCCAAGGTTCATTTATGAAAGGTTGTTTTGCATGCCATGGTATGGATGCAAAAGGCAACAAGTTCATGGGTTCGCCTAACTTGACAGATAATGTTTGGTTGTACGGCGGAAGTCGTGGTGTGATTGCAGAATCGATCATTAATGGCCGCGCAGGTGTTATGCCAGCATGGAAAGACATTCTCGGAGAAGAGAAAGTTCACGTCATTACAGCTTATGTTTATAGCTTATCAAACAAATAG
- a CDS encoding cbb3-type cytochrome oxidase subunit 3, with translation MDYGTFQGILTIVVMVTFVGIFFWAYSKHSKSKFDEAANLVFTEDELAKMSKDSGDQK, from the coding sequence ATGGATTATGGTACTTTTCAAGGTATTTTAACCATAGTTGTTATGGTGACTTTTGTAGGCATATTTTTCTGGGCATACAGTAAGCATAGCAAGTCAAAGTTTGACGAAGCGGCTAACTTAGTGTTTACAGAAGATGAACTTGCAAAAATGTCAAAAGACTCGGGAGATCAGAAGTAA
- the ccoO gene encoding cytochrome-c oxidase, cbb3-type subunit II, which yields MKFNHELIEKNVGLLAIFTVIAISFGGLVQITPLIFQKDTTEPVEGLIPYTALQIEGRDIYVREGCYNCHSQMIRPLRAETERYGHYSVAGESVWDHPFQWGSKRTGPDLARVGGRYSDRWHEVHLLNPRDVVPQSNMPGFPWLAENKLDGVLTGDKMTILRNLHKGGYKGGGKEGNDLYTDEEVAGAQKAVEGKTEMQALIAYLQSLGHALK from the coding sequence ATGAAATTTAATCATGAATTAATTGAAAAAAATGTTGGTCTGCTTGCTATCTTCACGGTTATCGCCATTAGTTTTGGTGGTTTAGTGCAGATTACCCCACTGATATTTCAAAAAGACACCACTGAACCTGTTGAAGGTCTTATTCCTTATACAGCGCTACAGATTGAAGGTCGTGATATTTATGTTCGTGAAGGTTGTTACAACTGTCACAGCCAAATGATCCGTCCTTTACGTGCTGAAACAGAACGTTATGGTCATTATTCTGTTGCGGGTGAGTCTGTTTGGGATCATCCATTCCAATGGGGTTCTAAGCGTACTGGTCCTGACTTAGCGCGTGTTGGTGGACGTTACAGCGATAGATGGCATGAAGTGCATTTACTTAATCCTCGTGATGTTGTACCGCAGTCAAACATGCCTGGTTTTCCTTGGTTAGCCGAGAATAAACTAGACGGTGTACTCACTGGTGACAAGATGACTATTCTGCGTAATCTCCATAAAGGTGGTTATAAAGGTGGTGGTAAAGAAGGTAATGACCTTTACACAGATGAAGAAGTCGCCGGCGCTCAAAAAGCGGTTGAAGGCAAAACTGAAATGCAGGCACTGATCGCTTATTTGCAATCTTTGGGTCACGCACTCAAATAG
- the ccoN gene encoding cytochrome-c oxidase, cbb3-type subunit I, producing the protein MMNHSQSTGADYNYTIVRQFALTTVLWGIFGMSVGVLIAAQLIWPQLNFDTPWLTYSRLRPLHTNAVIFAFGTSALFATSYYVVQRTCQVRLFAPKLAAFTFWGWQAVIIAAAITLPMGFTQAKEYAELEWPIDIAIAIIWISYAIVFFGTIAKRTTSHIYVANWFFGAFIITVAVLHIVNSMAVPVSLFKSYSLYSGAVDAMVQWWYGHNAVGFLLTAGFLGMMYYFVPKQAGRPVYSYRLSIVHFWALIALYIWAGPHHLHYTALPDWTQSLGMVMSLILFAPSWGGMINGIMTLSGAWHKLRTDPVLRFLVVSLSFYGMSTFEGPMMAIKTVNALSHYTDWTIGHVHSGALGWVAMVSIGSLYHLIPILFGHGRMYSMKLVNVHFWLATIGTVLYIVSMWISGVMQGLMWRAVNSDGTLTYSFVESLEASYPFYFVRFIGGCFFLTGMFLMAYNVIRTVKAPKDTLPAIAEA; encoded by the coding sequence ATGATGAACCATTCCCAGTCTACAGGCGCTGATTACAACTACACTATTGTCCGCCAATTCGCACTAACCACAGTTTTGTGGGGAATCTTTGGCATGTCAGTAGGCGTATTGATTGCGGCTCAGTTAATCTGGCCACAACTGAACTTCGACACTCCTTGGTTAACGTACAGTCGTTTACGACCATTACATACCAATGCGGTGATTTTCGCGTTCGGAACATCAGCTCTTTTCGCTACATCCTACTATGTTGTGCAACGCACTTGTCAAGTCCGCCTATTTGCGCCTAAATTAGCCGCATTTACGTTTTGGGGTTGGCAAGCCGTTATTATTGCAGCTGCTATTACTCTACCAATGGGTTTCACCCAGGCGAAAGAGTATGCAGAATTAGAATGGCCTATCGATATCGCAATTGCGATTATTTGGATTAGCTATGCAATTGTCTTTTTTGGCACAATCGCTAAACGAACAACCTCCCATATTTATGTGGCGAACTGGTTCTTTGGTGCCTTTATCATTACTGTTGCAGTACTTCACATTGTTAACTCAATGGCAGTACCAGTAAGCTTGTTTAAGTCTTACTCACTGTACTCCGGTGCGGTCGATGCGATGGTTCAGTGGTGGTACGGTCATAATGCGGTAGGCTTCTTACTTACTGCTGGTTTCTTGGGGATGATGTATTACTTCGTGCCTAAGCAAGCTGGTCGCCCAGTGTATTCATATCGCTTATCAATTGTGCATTTTTGGGCATTGATCGCGCTATACATTTGGGCTGGTCCTCACCACTTACATTACACTGCCCTTCCTGACTGGACTCAGTCTTTAGGCATGGTAATGTCATTAATCTTATTTGCGCCTTCTTGGGGCGGTATGATTAACGGTATTATGACCTTGTCTGGTGCGTGGCATAAGCTTCGTACAGACCCTGTTTTACGTTTCTTAGTTGTTTCACTGTCTTTCTATGGTATGTCTACCTTCGAAGGCCCAATGATGGCAATTAAAACGGTAAATGCATTATCTCATTATACCGACTGGACTATTGGTCACGTTCACTCTGGCGCGCTAGGCTGGGTTGCAATGGTGTCTATTGGTTCTTTATATCACTTAATTCCAATATTATTCGGTCATGGTCGTATGTACAGCATGAAGCTGGTTAACGTTCATTTCTGGTTAGCCACTATCGGTACTGTGTTGTATATCGTTAGTATGTGGATTTCGGGTGTTATGCAAGGTCTTATGTGGCGTGCGGTTAACTCTGATGGAACACTAACGTATAGTTTCGTTGAGAGTTTAGAAGCCTCATATCCATTCTACTTTGTACGCTTTATAGGTGGTTGTTTCTTCTTAACGGGTATGTTCCTTATGGCTTATAACGTTATTCGTACCGTTAAAGCACCTAAAGATACATTACCTGCTATTGCAGAAGCTTAA